In the Arachis ipaensis cultivar K30076 chromosome B10, Araip1.1, whole genome shotgun sequence genome, one interval contains:
- the LOC107622698 gene encoding casein kinase 1-like protein HD16, with translation MPELRSRQRTTNNNKELLGAADPNPIVLPDPPVAGGSKPRKRTSVAAPNRRNRRQKNAIAAEASADEVGKVVNDVAIKKNKNNAGSIRVLREEDMDDYDSGGRSADKAPGAEEEGTTAPVPEKVQVGGSPMYRVEGRLGKGGFGQVYVGRRVGATSYGDRTGAGAIEVALKFEHRSSKGCNYGPPYEWQVYNALGGSHGVPRVHYKGRQGDYYVMVMDMLGPSLWDVWNNYSHTMSTEMVACIAIEAISILEKIHSRGYVHGDVKPENFLLGPPGTSNAKKLFLVDLGLATRWRDSSTGLHVEYDQRPDVFRGTVRYASVHAHLGRTGSRRDDLESLAYTLVFLLRGRLPWQGFQGENKGFLVCKKKMATSPETLCCFCPQPFRQFAEYVVNLKFDEEPNYAKYISLFDGIVGPNPAIRPINTEGAQKLICQVGQKRGRVAMEEDDDEQPKKKVRMGMPATQWISVYNARRPMKQRYHYNVADVRLAQHIDKGNEDGLYISCVASCSNLWALIMDAGTGFTSQVYELSPYFLHKEWIMEQWEKNYYISAVAGANNGSSLVVMSKGTHYLQQSYKVSDSFPFKWINKKWREGFYVTAMATAGSKWAIVMSRGAGFSDQVVELDFLYPSEGIHHRWDGGYRITSTAATWDQAAFILSVPRRKPSDETQETLRTSAFPSTHVKEKWAKNLYIASVCYGRTVS, from the exons ATGCCTGAGCTCCGTTCCCGACAACGCACAACGAACAATAACAAAGAACTGTTAGGCGCTGCTGATCCGAATCCGATTGTTCTGCCGGACCCGCCGGTGGCCGGAGGATCCAAACCGAGGAAGAGAACATCTGTTGCTGCACCGAACAGGAGGAATCGGAGGCAGAAAAACGCGATCGCCGCTGAAGCCTCGGCCGATGAAGTTGGGAAAGTTGTGAACGACGTTGCAATcaagaagaacaagaacaacGCTGGAAGTATTAGGGTTTTGAGGGAGGAGGACATGGATGATTACGATAGCGGCGGTCGAAGCGCCGACAAGGCTCCGGGAGCTGAAGAGGAAGGAACCACTGCTCCAGTCCCAGAGAAG GTCCAGGTTGGTGGTTCACCGATGTACAGGGTTGAAGGAAGACTTGGGAAGGGAGGGTTTGGACAGGTTTATGTTGGTCGTCGCGTTGGAGCCACTAGCTACGGTGATCGAACTGGTGCTGGGGCTATTGAG GTAGCGTTGAAATTTGAACACAGAAGCAGTAAGGGTTGTAATTATGGACCCCCATATGAGTGGCAGGTTTACAA TGCATTAGGTGGCAGTCATGGTGTTCCCCGAGTTCATTACAAAGGGCGGCAAGGTGATTACTATGTTATG GTTATGGATATGCTTGGCCCTAGTCTATGGGATGTCTGGAATAACTACTCACACAC GATGTCCACTGAAATGGTGGCATGCATTGCGATTGAGGCTATCTCTATATTGGAGAAGATACATTCGAGAGG GTATGTTCATGGTGACGTAAAGCCTGAGAACTTTTTGCTTGGCCCACCGGGAACGTCAAATGCAAAGAAGCTGTTTTTAGTTGATCTTGGATTAG CAACTCGATGGCGTGATAGTTCTACCGGACTTCATGTTGAGTATGATCAGCGTCCAGATGTATTTAG GGGTACAGTTCGTTATGCTAGTGTGCATGCTCATCTTGGTAGAACTGGTAGCAGGAGAGATGACTTAGAATCTCTTGCTTACACACTTGTGTTCCTTCTTCGTGGTCGGCTTCCTTGGCAAGGATTTCAG GGAGAAAACAAAGGATTTCTTGTTTGCAAGAAGAAGATGGCCACTTCTCCAGAAACTTTATGTTGCTTTTGTCCTCAACCTTTCCGGCAGTTTGCTGAATATGTGGTGAATTTGAAGTTTGATGAAGAGCCAAATTACGCTAAATACATATCCCTTTTTGATGGAATTGTAGGTCCAAATCCAGCCATCAGGCCAATAAACACTGAGGGTGCACAAAAG CTTATATGTCAGGTTGGACAAAAGCGAGGACGAGTGGCAATGGAAGAGGATGATGATGAACAACCAAAGAAGAAGGTCAGAATGGGAATGCCTGCAACGCAGTGGATTAGTGTTTACAATGCTCGCCGACCAATGAAGCAAAG GTACCATTACAATGTTGCTGATGTGCGACTTGCCCAACACATTGATAAGGGAAATGAGGATGGGTTATATATCAGTTGTGTAGCTTCTTGTTCTAATCTCTGGGCACTCATTATGGATGCTGGCACTGGTTTCACTTCTCAAGTTTACGAACTATCTCCCTATTTTCTTCACAAG gaATGGATTATGGAACAGTGGGAGAAAAATTATTACATCAGTGCTGTAGCTGGAGCTAATAATGGAAGTTCTTTGGTTGTAATGTCTAAAG GGACCCATTACTTGCAACAATCCTATAAAGTCAGTGATTCATTTCCATTTAAGTGGATCAACAAAAAGTGGAGAGAAGGATTTTATGTCACTGCTATGGCTACTGCTGGCAGTAAATGGGCAATTGTAATGTCCCGCGGTGCTGGATTTTCAGATCAG GTTGTGGAGCTTGATTTCCTGTATCCTAGTGAAGGGATTCACCATAGGTGGGATGGTGGTTATCGAATCACCTCAACTGCTGCAACATGGGACCAAGCTGCTTTTATTCTTAGTGTCCCAAGAAGAAAACCATCTGATGAAACTCAAGAGACGCTACGCACATCTGCTTTTCCCAGTACTCATGTCAAG GAAAAATGGGCAAAGAACCTGTACATTGCGTCTGTTTGTTATGGAAGAACAGTTTCATGA